A window of Pyrus communis chromosome 3, drPyrComm1.1, whole genome shotgun sequence genomic DNA:
ATTGTTTGTTTGACGAAGCTGGCATATGGCATGAAGATAAGCTTGGTACGGAGAATGTTATTGTTGagtattttacaaaattattcAACTCTCAAGGTGAAGTGGACGCGATGGAAATTCTGAAGGTTGTCAATCCCAAGGTTTCGGCAGAGATGAACCAAGAACTTCTTCGGCAGGTTTCAAACGAGGAAATTAAGTCGGCATTTTTTCAAATGCATCCAACTAAGGCCCCAGGACCTGATGATATGTCACCTGGGTTCTATCAAAAGCATTGGGAGATTGTCGGCCAAGATATTTGTGAAGGGGTTAGGTATCTTCTCTCATCAGGGCATATGCTTCGGAAAATTAATTATACGCATGTTACGTTGATTCCGAAGAAAATGGATCCTACTTCAATGACCCAGCTTCGACCGATTAGTCTTTGTAATGTGATCTATAAGATTTGTTCCAAGGTTCTCACTGCGAGGTTGATAGTTATATTGCCGGATATTGTGTCGTCTTCTCAGAGTGCTTTTATTCTAGGCCGTTTGATCTCTGATAATTGTTTGGTAGCTTCAGAGATTGCTCATTATATGCATAGAAAGAACAATGGGTGGAATGGGGCGATGGCTTTGAAATTGGATATTAGTAAAGCATATGATCATATAGAATGGAGTTTTTTGGAGCAAATGATGAGGAGGTTAGGGTTTGCGGAGTAATGGATTCACTGGATAATGATGTGTGTTACTACTGTATCCTATTTTTTCAAGCTAAATGGAGAGCTTCATCCTAAACAGGGTATTCGTCAAGGTGATCCATTGTCTCCATTTTTATTTGTGTTATGTGCCGAGTGTCTGTCAACTTTATTTGACTCATGGGAAGCACAAGGTCAAATTCAAGGTGTAATGGTTTGTAATGGGGCCCCAAGTGTTAATCATCTCCTCTTTACGGATGATAGTTTTATCTTTGCTAGGAGTTCTCTCTAAGAATGCATACAGGTGAAGGagttgttatgaacttatgaaTGGGCGTCCGGATAGGCGGTGAATCTTGCCAAAAGTAGTGTGGCTTTTAGTAGAAACCTTACGGTTATGGATGCGCAGTTACTGGCCGATTGCCTAGGAATGGAAAGGGTGGATTATCATGACTGTTGTCTTGGTTTACCGGTTTTTGTGGGTCAGTCGAAGAAGGAGACCTTTGCATATATTAAAGACCGTCTTTGGAAGAAGCTAAATGGTTGGCCGGGCTCTTTGTTGAGTAATGCGGGTAAAGAAATACTCGTAAAAACAATAGCTCAAGCAATACCATTGTATACAATGCAGACGTTTTTACTACCTAagtctttttgtgaggatttgaACAAAATGGTAGCTCAGTTTTGGTGGGGCAGGAAAGCAGGTAAGCATCGCATTCATTGGGTGAAGTGGCAAAAATTGTGTAAACCAAAGAGTAAGGGTGGCCTGGGGTTCAAAGATTTATATGCTTTGAACATGGCGTTGATGGCCAAGTAAGGGTGGAGATAGATTCAATATCATCACTCTCTAGTTGCTCGTATCTTTAAAGCCCAGTATTATCCCAAAATAGATTTTCTGCAGGCTTCAATTTCCTTGAATTCATCCTATTGCTGGGAAAGTGTGGCGGATTCCAGGATCATTATTCAGAGGGGTGCTCGTTGGAAGGTTGAAGATGGATTAAGTATAAAGATTTGGGGGGATAGTTGGTTGCCAAGGGGGACCTTTTAGAAAGTACTTAGTGGTAGACCGGCTAGGGTGCACCCTTCCCTTATGGTGCGTTCTTTTAATGGTGGATAATGAAGGGATGCGTTGGAATACAAATTTAATTCGTAATTGGTTTATGGAGGAGGAATCAAGTTTGATTTTGAGTATCCCATTGAGTTTATTTAATCCAGCAGATTCTATTATTTGGACTAAAGAGTCTAAGGGTGTATTTACGACTAAGAGTGATTACTTTGTGGCACGAACATGTCATGGTCTTGGTGGGGATGAACCAATTGGATCTGCACTAAATGAGGAGACAAAATTTCTTTGGAAAGCTCTATGGCGTGCAAAGGTACCGGGGAAAGTCAAAATTTGTGTTTGGCGTAGGTATATGAATGCTTTGCCAACAAAAGTGAATTTAAAGAATAGACGGGTTCTTACGGAGGATATATGTGGGCTCTGTGATAAGGAGTCAGAGACAGTTGAACACGCTCTATTACAGTGCCCACGATCAGCTGCAATTTGGTTTGGCAGTCCTATGGGAATTCGTATGTTTCAGAGGATAGGGGAGGGCTTTGGTGGATGGTTGATCAATATGGCAAAAACAGTCACTAAGGACAGTTTTGAGTTACTTTTTGTGTTGGTGTGGAATGTTTGGAAGGTACGTAACGAGTTTATTTGGAAAGGTTTGGATGCATCACCATTGGATGTGCAACTTAAAGCCCAAACGTGGCTGACGGAATTCAAGAAATGGAATGAGGGTCAACCATACTCACCAACGGTTCGTGTTTAGAAATGGAAACATTCGGAATTTGGTTGGATAAAGTGTAACTTTGATGCGGCTTGGGATAAGACTGGTTCATATGGGGGTATAGGGATTATCGTTTGAAACGCAACAAGATGTTTCATGGCTGCAATGGTGTTGCGGGAGACTAGTACCAGCTCAACGATGCATGCAGAGGCTGCTGCTGCACGGGCAGCAACTATGTTTGCTCAGCATTGGCGTGAGGAACAAGTGCAGGTGGAAGGCGATGCTCTTATGGTGGTTGCTGCTATTTAGAATGCGGGAACAGCTTTACATGGTCATTTTGGTCACCTGTTTGCTGATACACAGCAAATTATGCAAGAGTTCAAGCAATGGAAGATTTCctttggaccaagaaagacGAACAGAGTGGCACATCAGCTTGTACAGTTGAATCTAACGCTTAACCATCCAATTTCTTGGTTTGAAGAACCCCCTGATATTATTTCTGATATATTATTGGCGTATAGTCTTTATAGTTAAATTGGTGCGGGCCACTTTTTTTCCTTCGATCGGGTTGAAAGTCTTAGCAAGGTTTTTATTGAGGCCCACTGTTAGCACCCTATCCTCAAATTTGTATGTATTTCTACAattcaatgaatatcgtacttgcttcaaaaaaaaaaaaaaaaaaaaaaaaaaaaaaaaaaaaagtcctgTTCGAAATGAAAGACGGAATTGGATAGAATTAGCAACTTACCGAGTGATATAAAAGGACAAAATTTGTCACTTAAGCCTATTAAGGAGGCAATGAAGACAAGTGTTTTGTCAAGCAAATGGAGGTTCAACTCGGCAATGATTCCACATCTTGTGTTTGCCATTGAGAGTATTGTAGATCAAGTACTCTTACTTCGGATTGGCTCCGTACACACATTCAAGCTTTCTCATCCAGGTTTTGTAGCCAATAATTCTTTTGATCGAGGGATTCGTCTTCTATCAAGAACTCGTATCAAAGAGTTGGTATTTGAAATCGAGGAAGCGTATGCTTACAACATGACTTCATGTTTGTGTTCTTGTCAAGATTTGGTTCATTTAGAGTTATTTAATTGGTTGCTAA
This region includes:
- the LOC137728198 gene encoding uncharacterized protein; translation: MDAQLLADCLGMERVDYHDCCLGLPVFVGQSKKETFAYIKDRLWKKLNGWPGSLLSNAGKEILVKTIAQAIPLYTMQTFLLPKSFCEDLNKMVAQFWWGRKAGMRWNTNLIRNWFMEEESSLILSIPLSLFNPADSIIWTKESKGVFTTKSDYFVARTCHGLGGDEPIGSALNEETKFLWKALWRAKVPGKVKICVWRRYMNALPTKVNLKNRRVLTEDICGLCDKESETVEHALLQCPRSAAIWFGSPMGIRMFQRIGEGFGGWLINMAKTVTKDSFELLFVLVWNVWKVEGDALMVVAAI